From Streptomyces qinzhouensis, one genomic window encodes:
- a CDS encoding alpha/beta fold hydrolase, protein MSSVHHRTATVDGHRIFYREAGPADAPAIVLLHGFPTSSFMFRELIPLLAGDYRVIAPDHLGFGHSDAPSAGEFTYTFDALAELTSGLLAQLGLDRYALYVQDYGAPIGWRLALKHPERISALVTQNGNGYEDGFVEPFWTGVWAYGANPGPDTEPAARAALSLDAIRWQYVHGVPDPSLVSPDTWEHDFALVSREGNDEIQLALIRDYQNNRPLYPLLHEFLRTSEVPVLAVWGRNDEIFGPAGAQAFARDAKDAEVHLINGGHFLLESHLDIVAGYLRGFLGRVLG, encoded by the coding sequence ATGAGCTCGGTGCACCACCGGACCGCCACCGTCGACGGCCACCGGATCTTCTACCGCGAGGCCGGCCCCGCCGACGCCCCCGCGATCGTCCTGCTGCACGGCTTCCCGACCAGCTCGTTCATGTTCCGCGAACTCATCCCGCTGCTCGCCGGCGATTACCGTGTCATCGCGCCGGACCACCTCGGCTTCGGCCACTCCGACGCCCCCTCCGCGGGGGAGTTCACCTACACCTTCGACGCCCTCGCCGAACTCACCTCCGGACTGCTCGCCCAACTGGGCCTGGACCGCTACGCCCTCTACGTCCAGGACTACGGTGCCCCCATCGGATGGCGCCTCGCGCTCAAGCATCCCGAACGGATCTCCGCCCTCGTCACCCAGAACGGCAACGGCTACGAGGACGGTTTCGTCGAGCCGTTCTGGACCGGTGTCTGGGCCTACGGGGCGAACCCCGGCCCCGACACCGAACCCGCCGCCCGCGCCGCGCTGAGCCTGGACGCCATCCGTTGGCAGTACGTACACGGCGTGCCCGACCCGAGCCTGGTCAGCCCGGACACCTGGGAGCACGACTTCGCCCTCGTCTCCCGCGAGGGCAACGACGAGATCCAGCTCGCGCTGATCCGCGACTACCAAAACAACCGCCCGCTCTACCCACTGCTGCACGAGTTCCTGCGTACCAGCGAGGTCCCGGTGCTCGCCGTATGGGGCCGCAACGACGAGATCTTCGGCCCGGCGGGCGCACAGGCCTTCGCCCGCGACGCCAAGGACGCGGAGGTCCACCTGATCAACGGCGGCCACTTCCTCCTGGAAAGCCACTTGGACATCGTCGCGGGCTATCTGCGCGGCTTCCTGGGCCGGGTCCTGGGATAA
- a CDS encoding LysR family transcriptional regulator, giving the protein MELRTLEYFVAVAEEGSFTKAAARCHVVQPAISQQIQNLERELGEPLFERRPREVTLTPGGIALLPHARACLEAAAAATRAFVERSQLLGGSLALGTVSGLQGTRFPALLGEYHRRYPEVTIEIVYASTSALLGRVRDGSLDAAVIAGGLDAPPDGVRARTLLHDSIVAVRPLSAPGPDRPLRLEDAVREPLITFGPESGIHPIIRDAFAAHGLPFRPAHLIDQIPFQIALVAEGVGTALIPRSSPALSGAQDVAVVPLEPAVRLRKICVWRKNPPPNAPLKALLDLWSEHADTPPDPATTP; this is encoded by the coding sequence GTGGAGCTCCGGACACTCGAGTACTTCGTCGCGGTCGCGGAGGAGGGATCCTTCACCAAGGCCGCCGCGCGGTGCCATGTCGTACAGCCCGCGATCAGCCAGCAGATCCAGAATCTGGAACGAGAGCTGGGCGAACCGCTGTTCGAGCGGCGTCCGCGGGAAGTCACCCTGACTCCGGGCGGTATCGCGCTGCTGCCGCACGCCCGTGCGTGTCTGGAAGCGGCGGCCGCCGCGACCCGGGCCTTCGTGGAGCGCTCCCAACTGCTCGGCGGGTCACTGGCCCTGGGCACCGTCAGCGGACTCCAGGGCACCCGGTTCCCGGCGCTGCTCGGGGAGTACCACCGGCGTTACCCCGAGGTCACGATCGAAATCGTCTACGCCTCCACCTCGGCCCTGCTGGGCCGGGTCCGGGACGGATCCCTCGACGCCGCGGTGATCGCCGGGGGTCTCGACGCCCCACCCGACGGAGTCCGGGCACGTACCCTTCTCCACGATTCGATAGTCGCCGTGCGCCCCTTGTCGGCCCCGGGGCCCGACCGCCCTCTCCGGCTGGAGGACGCGGTCCGGGAACCGCTCATCACCTTCGGGCCCGAGAGCGGTATCCATCCCATCATCCGGGACGCGTTCGCCGCACACGGGCTCCCCTTCCGGCCGGCCCACCTCATCGACCAGATCCCCTTCCAGATCGCCCTGGTCGCCGAAGGAGTCGGGACCGCTCTCATCCCCCGCTCCAGCCCCGCGCTCTCCGGCGCCCAGGACGTGGCGGTAGTCCCCCTGGAACCCGCCGTCCGGCTGCGGAAGATCTGCGTCTGGCGGAAGAACCCACCGCCTAACGCCCCGCTCAAGGCCCTGCTCGACCTCTGGTCCGAGCACGCCGACACGCCCCCGGACCCCGCCACCACTCCCTGA